Sequence from the Acidimicrobiia bacterium genome:
CCATCGGCCAGGAGGTCTACACCTCGGCAGGATGCACCGCCTGTCACGGAGCCACCGGTGGCGGCGCCGGCACCTTCCCGGCGTTCACCGGCGGGGCCCTGCTCACGACCTTCCCCGGTGGGTACTGCTCGGATCAGACCGAGTGGATCCGGCTGGGGTCGATCGGATGGCCCGAGGAGACCTACGGCGCCCCGGGCAAGCCGGTGGGCGGTTCGGGAAGCGCCATGCCGGGTTTCGGGAGCACACTCAGCGACGAGGAGCTGGCAGCGGTGGCCCTGTACGAGCGGGTGGCCTTCGGGGGCGAGGACCTGGAAGCGGCCGAGGCCGACTGTTTCGCCACCGCAGAAGCCGCTGCCGGGGACTGAAACGGGCGGGCCCTCTAGGCGCCGCCGACCACCCGACCGACCGTCGTGACCGCGGCGGCCACGGCAGCATCGTCGACCCCGAGATGGGTCACCATCCTCACCCGTCCCTGGATTCCAGAGGCGCGTACCCCTTCGAGCCGCAGGGCGTCTAGGAACTCCCCGAGCGTCCTGCCTGGAGGCGGATCGAAGTAGACCATGTTGGTCTCGGGGGCCGACACCGCCAGCCCGACCTCGGAGAGCCCCCCTGCGAGACGGGCGGCGTTGGCGTGGTCTTCGGTGAGGCGGTCCAGGTTGTGTTCCAGCCCATGGAGTGCCGCCGCCGCCAGGATCCCCGACTGGCGCATGGCCCCGCCGTACATGTACTTGAAGCGGGTGGCCTCGGCGATGAACTCCTCGCTTCCGGCGATCGCCGCCCCACCCGGGCCGCCCAGACCCTTGGAGAAGTCCACCCAGATCGAGTCTGCCGGGGCCGCCCAGCGATCGGCCGGCACCCCGGTGGCGACGACCGCGTTGAACAGACGGGCACCGTCGACATGCACCCTCGCCCCGCTCCGCCTCCCCAGGTCGCAGACGGCGAGGTACTCGTCCAGCGGCCACACCGTCCCCCCGGCGAAGTTGTGGGTCTGCTCCAGGCTCACCACCGAAGTCCGGGGCTGGTATAGGCTTCCCGGGTCCAGGGCCGCCCCCAGCTGCTCGGCGGTGAACCACCCCGACTCGGTGGCGATGGGCTCGTAGACGATCCCCGACAGCACCGCCGACCCGCCTGCCTCGGAGCGGAACAGGTGGGCCCGGTGGTCGCAGACCACCGCATCCCCGGGTCGGGTGAGGGCGGAGATCCCGACCTTGTTGCACATCGAACCCGACGGAAGGAAGGCGGCCTTCTCCATCCCGAGGATCTCGGCCACGCGTTCCTCCAGGCGGCGGGTCGTGGGGTCCTCCCCGAGTTGCTCGTCGCCTACATCGGCTTCCGCCATCGCCTTGCGCATCCCGCGGTCGGGAAGGGTGTGGGTGTCGGAGAACAGGTCGATCATGAGGATGGCAACGATAGGGCTAGCCGATCCCGGGAGTGCCGGTGAGACACCTAGCCTGCTGGGCTCCATGGTCAAGAGAGACGTCCTCGTCGTAGGAGGCGGTCCGGGTGGTTCGGCGGCGGCACACTGGCTGGCCCGCGCCGGGTACTCGGTCGTGCTCGTGGAGAAGAAGGAGTATCCACGGGAGAAGACCTGTGGTGACGGCCTCACTCCCCGGTCGATCCACCAGCTCACGGAGATGGGGTTCGACTTCGACGCCGCCGAGTTCCACCGGGTAGACGGCCTGCGGGCCTACGCCGGCGAGCTGGTGCTCGAGATGGAGTGGCCGGACCATCCGGTCTATCCGGCGTGGGGAGGCGTGATCAGGCGTGCCGACCTGGATCAGCAGGTGGCGGGGCTCGCCGAAAAGCAGGGTGTCGAGGTCATCCAGCACACCACGGCGCATCCGGTCATGGAGGGCGGCCGGATCGCCGCCGTGGAGTTGAGTTCGGGTGGCGGGGTCGACCGGATCACCCCCGGGTTCGTGGTCGTGGCCGACGGCTCACTCTCCAGATTCGGCAGGGCGCTCGGAGCGGTCCGGGACCGCCGACTTCCGTACGGCCTGGCGGCTCGGGCCTACTTCTCCAGCCCGATGTCGTCGGACGGGTTCATGGAGAGCCAGCTCAACCTGCACGACGAGGCCGGGGCCACCGTGCCCGGGTACGGGTGGGTGTTCCCGATGGGCGACGGCACCGTCAACATCGGGGTGGGCGTCCTCTCCACATTCCATCGCTGGAAGGAGCTGAACACCTCGACCCTGATGCGGGCCATGGTCGCCTCCGCCCCGCCCCATTGGGAGGTGGGCCCGGAGTCTCAACTGGGTGAGGAACGGGGAGGCAAGCTGCCCATGTCGTTCTCCGTGGGACCGCTGGTGGGTCGCAACTGGGTGCTGGTGGGCGACGCCGCCGGGGCGATCAATCCGTTCAACGGAGAGGGCATCGCCTATGCCTACGAGACGGGGAGGATGGCTGCGAGCCATGTCGCCGCTGCCCTGGAGTCGGGCGAGCCCGGCCGGTTGTGGGGATATCGCGACGAGGTGGTGGACACCTACGACCAGTACTACCGCGTGGCTCGGGCGTTCGTGCGAGCCGTGGGTCGCCCCGGCGTGATGCGCGCACTGACCAGGACCGGGCTGCGCAACCGGACCCTCATGGAATGGACGCTGCGGGTGATGGCCAACCTGCTCCGGCCCGGCGAGCGCCACCTCGCCGAGGCGGCTTTCGGGATGGTGGAGCGGTTGGTAAGGCTGGGCCCCGAGCCGTAGGTCGAGGAGCCTCCTGACCCGAGAATGCGCGAGCGGCGACCGGCGTTCTCCGGCCCCTGGATCGCGAGGGCCCCGTTCAGCGGTCGAGGTCGACCCCGTCGATCGTGACCCCTTCGATCCACCCTCCCTGGCGCCTGTCGAGATCCATGAAGAGCTCGACCATGCCCACGGTGGTGAAGCCCATCGCCTTGAAGGCTGCCAGGGCGGCGGTGTTGCGGGCGACCGGTCGCACGGAGATCGAGGACTCGCCGATCCTGTGGCACTCGTCGAGAACCCGTCCCAGGAGTGCCCCGCCCACGCCTGCGCCGCGGTGGGTCGCGCCGACCACCATCGGCTCGACCTCCACACCGTCGCGATCGGTGCGCTGCAGGCCGACCAGGCCGACCACCACCCCGTCGACGACCGCCACCCAGGTGCCCAGCCGAAGCGGTGATGCCAGATGGCGGTCCCAGTCGCCGCCAGGATCGTCGCCACCGATGCCCGGGGCGCCGTAGATCAGGCGGTGATGCTCGGTGAGTTCCACCCACAGGGAGCGGCAGGCGTCGTACTGCTCCGAGGAGTAGGGGACGATCCGGGGGCTGCTCATCGGGTCAAAGGTAGGCGCCTCCACCGGGAGCAGGGTCCTGGCGCGCAACTGGCCGGCCCCATGGGGGCCGGCCAGTTGGCAACGGTGTCGGTGTCAGGCGACCAGGTCCTGCACCCACGAGGCCAGTGCGATCCCGACGACGGCGAAGCCGGCATCGATGGCGAAGCCGGTCCACGACTTCTTCAGCCAGATCACCGAGCTCACGGCGAAGGCGCCTACCACGAAGATCCCGAGTGCCAGCGACGACATCACCAGCGTCTCGAACGACGCCGGGTTCTGGAACGCCACATGGAGCGCCGGGATGAAGTAGGCGATTCCGATGTTGAGCACGAGGAACTGGACGAACCCGAGGATCATCTCCTTGGGCTCGAACGATCCGTCGGCCGACACGTTGTTCTCCCGTGCCCAGGCCTTGCCGAGGAGCGGCCCGTACCAGAGCCACCCGAGTACGAAGATGGCCACGGTGCCCGCAAGCACCGCCAGCCAGTCGAGGTCTCCGAGCGAGTCGAAGAAGTTGCTGAACGTCACGGTCTTCCCTTCCGGTCGGTTGCAGCCCGGACGCTAACTGACGACGGAGGGCCGCGTCGGGCAGAACGCTCGGTTTCGACCGGCCGGAACGGGGACCTAATCTCCGCCGCGACCGTCACAACCCGGAGACATGTCGCTCACCGCGTACCTCCCCATCGCCATCATGTTCGGGATCGTGGTCGCCTTCGCCGTGATCTCGGTGCTGGCCTCCCGGCTGCTCACCGTCAGCCGGCCCACCCCGGAGAAGCTGGAGCCGTACGAGTGCGGCATCGTCCCACTGCAGGAACCGGTTCAGCGCTTTCCGGTGAGGTTCTATCTGGTGGCGATGCTGTTCGTCCTGTTCGACATCGAGATCGTTTTCCTGTTCGCCTGGGCCGTGGTGTTCCACAGCCTCGGTTGGTACGGGGTCGGCGCCGTGGGAGTGTTCACGCTGCTGCTCATCGAGACCCTGGTGTACGTTTGGAAGCGCGGGGCGCTCGACTGGAACGTCCCCGTGCGGCAGCGGTATCGGGCAGAGGCCACCGAGCCTCTCGGGGAGGCCGCCTAGTGGCTGGGGCGTCGGGGCCGCCGAACCTGCTCACCGCCACCCTGGAGAAGGCGGTGGCCTGGGCTCGTACCCGCTCCATGTGGCCCGCCTCGTTCGGGCTGGCGTGCTGCGCCATCGAGATGATGGCCACCGGCGCCGCCCACAACGACCTGGCCCGATTCGGAATGGAGGTGTTTCGCGCCTCCCCGCGCCAGGCCGACCTGATGATCGTGGCGGGCAGGGTGTCGCAGAAGATGGCTCCGGTCCTTCGCCAGGTGTACGACCAGATGCCCGAGCCCAAGTGGGTGATCTCGATGGGTGCCTGCGCTTCGAGTGGGGGAATGTTCAACAACTACGCCCTGGTGCAGGGTGTCGACCAGGTGGTGCCGGTCGACGTCTACGTGCCGGGGTGCCCGCCGGGGCCACAGTCGCTGATGCACGGCATCCTCACCCTCCACGAACAGGTGCGGGCTGCCGCAGGGAGGCGAGCGTGAGCGAGCGCATCGACGCCCTGGTGGCCGGCTTCCCGGGGGCCTCGGTCGAGGACTCCCTCGGGCAGGCGGTGGTGCGCCTGCCGCGCGAGTCGATGGCCGCCTTCGCCGAGTCGGCACGCGGCGCCGGCTTCGACACCTGGATCGATCTCTGCGGCGTCGATCACCTCACCCGCAGCCCGAGGTTCGAGGTCGTCGTGCATCTGCTCTCGCTCGAACCTCCCGAGTTGCTTCGCATCCTCGTCGGAGTGCCCGCCGAGGATCCGGTGGTCCCCACGCTTACCGGCGTGTTCGCCGGAGCCAACTTCTTCGAGCGCGAGGCGTTCGACTTGTTCGGGATCGAGTTCGAGGGCCATCCCGACCTGACCAGGATCCTGCTCCCCGACGAGTGGGTGGGCCATCCGCTTCGCAAGGACGCTGCGGTGGGATCGGTTCCGGTGCAGTTCAAGGAAGCGAACCGAGCGACGTGAGCAAACCCCCCGACCTCGTTACCGGAGACCTGGAGGCGCCGCATGGCGCCCAGGTCGGCCCGTCGGCTGGTCCCGCCTCCGCAGGCTCCGGCCGCACCGCCATGCACGACCTATGGCTTACCGGCACCGACACCCCTGCCGACCTCGCCGGGTTCACCTCGGAGGG
This genomic interval carries:
- a CDS encoding NADH-quinone oxidoreductase subunit A, which translates into the protein MSLTAYLPIAIMFGIVVAFAVISVLASRLLTVSRPTPEKLEPYECGIVPLQEPVQRFPVRFYLVAMLFVLFDIEIVFLFAWAVVFHSLGWYGVGAVGVFTLLLIETLVYVWKRGALDWNVPVRQRYRAEATEPLGEAA
- a CDS encoding GNAT family N-acetyltransferase, with translation MSSPRIVPYSSEQYDACRSLWVELTEHHRLIYGAPGIGGDDPGGDWDRHLASPLRLGTWVAVVDGVVVGLVGLQRTDRDGVEVEPMVVGATHRGAGVGGALLGRVLDECHRIGESSISVRPVARNTAALAAFKAMGFTTVGMVELFMDLDRRQGGWIEGVTIDGVDLDR
- a CDS encoding geranylgeranyl reductase family protein, with the protein product MVKRDVLVVGGGPGGSAAAHWLARAGYSVVLVEKKEYPREKTCGDGLTPRSIHQLTEMGFDFDAAEFHRVDGLRAYAGELVLEMEWPDHPVYPAWGGVIRRADLDQQVAGLAEKQGVEVIQHTTAHPVMEGGRIAAVELSSGGGVDRITPGFVVVADGSLSRFGRALGAVRDRRLPYGLAARAYFSSPMSSDGFMESQLNLHDEAGATVPGYGWVFPMGDGTVNIGVGVLSTFHRWKELNTSTLMRAMVASAPPHWEVGPESQLGEERGGKLPMSFSVGPLVGRNWVLVGDAAGAINPFNGEGIAYAYETGRMAASHVAAALESGEPGRLWGYRDEVVDTYDQYYRVARAFVRAVGRPGVMRALTRTGLRNRTLMEWTLRVMANLLRPGERHLAEAAFGMVERLVRLGPEP
- a CDS encoding threonine aldolase family protein — its product is MIDLFSDTHTLPDRGMRKAMAEADVGDEQLGEDPTTRRLEERVAEILGMEKAAFLPSGSMCNKVGISALTRPGDAVVCDHRAHLFRSEAGGSAVLSGIVYEPIATESGWFTAEQLGAALDPGSLYQPRTSVVSLEQTHNFAGGTVWPLDEYLAVCDLGRRSGARVHVDGARLFNAVVATGVPADRWAAPADSIWVDFSKGLGGPGGAAIAGSEEFIAEATRFKYMYGGAMRQSGILAAAALHGLEHNLDRLTEDHANAARLAGGLSEVGLAVSAPETNMVYFDPPPGRTLGEFLDALRLEGVRASGIQGRVRMVTHLGVDDAAVAAAVTTVGRVVGGA
- a CDS encoding NADH-quinone oxidoreductase subunit C, whose translation is MSERIDALVAGFPGASVEDSLGQAVVRLPRESMAAFAESARGAGFDTWIDLCGVDHLTRSPRFEVVVHLLSLEPPELLRILVGVPAEDPVVPTLTGVFAGANFFEREAFDLFGIEFEGHPDLTRILLPDEWVGHPLRKDAAVGSVPVQFKEANRAT
- a CDS encoding DUF1761 domain-containing protein translates to MTFSNFFDSLGDLDWLAVLAGTVAIFVLGWLWYGPLLGKAWARENNVSADGSFEPKEMILGFVQFLVLNIGIAYFIPALHVAFQNPASFETLVMSSLALGIFVVGAFAVSSVIWLKKSWTGFAIDAGFAVVGIALASWVQDLVA